One window from the genome of Breoghania sp. L-A4 encodes:
- a CDS encoding OsmC family protein, with amino-acid sequence MTNPLIDCGKPLFFKANNPSAVGLDAPDVRKGMAVRLAVRSLSVMQKEALVLNSRTGTVWRLASDEGAYLAGLDEAPCPLSFLTTGMVSSYMNEILALAEIRGIAIRSIKLIQDNYYTMTGSALRGTMIGGAKDIELEAVIDADADADTLHALVLDAVAASPLNGLMRKSVESLFALTHNGTEIPLGDAMPVDGETLADPGDRFDAAVPADGDWSTLIVKGAMTPMTEETEGFAESSLQDEQNRLLHVRGICTLRPDGIKQIEQHLYNPHGSIFTYLCEEDEADGGKGRAPDAASYIAAGIGFCFMTQFGRFAKIAKKDLRDYRIVQDAHFSLGGATAKTGKAGEADPLETHVYLHTGEDDDFARHILDMSEKTCFLHAFCKAELKAKVKITQPARAG; translated from the coding sequence ATGACCAATCCGCTGATCGATTGCGGCAAGCCGCTGTTCTTCAAGGCCAACAACCCTTCCGCTGTGGGACTTGACGCGCCGGACGTGCGCAAGGGCATGGCTGTGCGGCTCGCCGTGCGCTCGCTCTCGGTCATGCAGAAGGAAGCGCTGGTGCTCAACAGCCGCACGGGAACGGTGTGGCGTCTGGCGAGCGACGAGGGCGCCTATCTGGCCGGTCTCGACGAGGCGCCGTGCCCGCTGTCGTTCCTGACCACGGGCATGGTGTCGTCCTACATGAACGAGATCCTGGCGCTGGCCGAGATCCGCGGCATCGCCATCCGCTCGATCAAGCTGATCCAGGACAATTATTACACGATGACCGGCTCGGCCCTGCGCGGCACGATGATCGGCGGCGCCAAGGACATCGAGCTGGAGGCCGTCATCGACGCGGATGCCGATGCGGACACGCTGCACGCGCTGGTGCTCGACGCGGTGGCGGCCTCGCCGCTGAACGGACTGATGCGCAAGTCCGTCGAGAGCCTGTTCGCGCTGACGCACAACGGGACGGAGATTCCACTCGGCGACGCCATGCCGGTCGATGGCGAAACGCTGGCCGATCCGGGCGATCGTTTCGATGCCGCGGTTCCGGCGGATGGGGACTGGTCGACGCTGATCGTCAAGGGCGCGATGACGCCCATGACCGAGGAGACCGAGGGCTTTGCCGAGTCCAGCCTCCAGGACGAGCAGAACCGCCTGCTGCATGTGCGCGGCATCTGCACCCTGCGGCCCGACGGCATCAAGCAGATCGAGCAGCACCTGTACAATCCGCACGGCTCGATCTTCACCTATCTGTGCGAGGAGGACGAGGCAGACGGCGGCAAGGGCCGCGCGCCGGATGCGGCGAGCTACATCGCCGCCGGAATCGGCTTCTGCTTCATGACGCAGTTCGGGCGTTTCGCGAAGATCGCCAAAAAGGATCTGCGCGACTACCGCATCGTGCAGGACGCGCATTTCTCACTCGGCGGCGCCACGGCGAAGACCGGCAAGGCCGGCGAGGCAGATCCGCTGGAAACCCACGTCTATCTGCACACCGGCGAGGACGACGACTTCGCGCGGCACATTCTCGACATGTCGGAGAAGACCTGCTTCCTGCACGCCTTCTGCAAGGCGGAGCTGAAAGCCAAGGTAAAGATCACCCAGCCCGCACGCGCCGGATAG
- a CDS encoding PAN domain-containing protein, which translates to MRDDAMWSEVDTLNTVAGYRDYLVRYPSGRHTDEAREAIAALGRLYRYDNWELLGSGVAVWNDIDVKGCYQKCKDNDACAGFSYLVARNECRHFEEVTGRRSNDRALSGTRSKRIPVAPPAEVAAPARPRCAFGWRPTRTTTTAPRLTRTSPGSKTPASSNANGRAPGATTAKPIPTTRERGCVS; encoded by the coding sequence TTGCGCGACGACGCGATGTGGAGCGAGGTGGATACGCTGAACACCGTCGCGGGCTATCGCGACTATCTGGTGCGCTATCCGAGCGGCCGCCACACCGACGAGGCCCGCGAGGCGATTGCCGCCCTCGGCCGGCTCTACCGCTATGACAACTGGGAACTTCTCGGCAGCGGCGTCGCGGTCTGGAACGACATCGACGTGAAGGGTTGCTACCAGAAGTGCAAGGACAATGACGCCTGCGCCGGGTTCAGCTATCTGGTCGCGCGCAACGAATGCCGCCACTTCGAGGAGGTCACGGGGCGCAGGTCAAACGACCGCGCCCTGTCGGGCACCCGCTCCAAACGCATTCCGGTGGCGCCCCCAGCGGAGGTCGCGGCTCCCGCCCGCCCGCGGTGCGCTTTCGGGTGGAGGCCAACAAGGACTACGACAACAGCGCCGCGCCTCACGCGGACATCGCCCGGATCGAAAACACCAGCCAGCTCGAATGCGAACGGGCGTGCGCCCGGCGCAACGACTGCAAAGCCTATACCCACAACACGAGAGCGCGGGTGTGTTTCTTGA
- a CDS encoding molybdopterin cofactor-binding domain-containing protein, translating into MSSDADGAIRIERVVAAVDCGIAINPDVIRAQVEGGVTFALGAVMRDAITLDGGVVNQSNFPDYEPIRMSDTPPVEVHIVASAEAPTGIGEPGVPPAGPALALAIENATGTLVTRLPLSENGVSFA; encoded by the coding sequence GTGTCCAGCGACGCCGACGGCGCGATCAGGATCGAACGCGTGGTCGCCGCGGTGGATTGCGGCATCGCCATCAATCCGGACGTTATCCGCGCCCAGGTGGAAGGCGGCGTGACGTTTGCGCTCGGTGCGGTCATGCGCGATGCCATCACCCTGGATGGCGGCGTGGTCAATCAGTCGAACTTCCCCGATTACGAGCCGATCCGCATGTCCGATACGCCGCCGGTTGAGGTGCATATCGTGGCAAGCGCGGAAGCGCCTACGGGCATCGGCGAACCCGGTGTGCCGCCCGCGGGACCGGCCCTGGCGCTGGCGATCGAGAACGCCACGGGCACGCTCGTGACCAGGCTGCCGCTCTCGGAAAACGGCGTCAGCTTCGCCTGA
- a CDS encoding peptidoglycan-binding domain-containing protein has product MLISKKATIAAAILALTTGSAHAGAGEFIAGVAVGAIGKTIIDHATRNNNNGGRRQNVRRTTPQESAASRAERARVRQETVEVQTRLGMLGFDPGPVDGAMGRQTRTAIREFQASIGHRVTGRLSEEQLAILYSRTNEPVSPTEANYQMPPSPPPYQPAPQRVELPENAPRDTYNLPMQDPTSGRTADAGTLTDQFSSATIDGGAIGGATFEGTPPEVLGIRLGGDAPGARAKMEAAGFSACTETGRQLTCQTSNAVLKDTVTLAYTRNEAETKIHTITRTIKFNQPVAREHVIDKLAQSYPDLIDAPGHRRFASRDCASLAGPSGGVVIEGIMSWSKQNTPVTPSIGSLASSCGYFYSFDVADSADVDTVNIALFEGAPITEAMQQESGAANPLDQQVRF; this is encoded by the coding sequence ATGCTGATTTCAAAAAAGGCCACTATTGCTGCGGCCATTCTGGCCCTGACCACGGGATCGGCCCATGCGGGCGCTGGCGAGTTCATCGCCGGTGTCGCGGTGGGCGCGATCGGCAAGACCATCATCGATCACGCAACCCGCAACAACAACAATGGCGGACGGCGGCAGAACGTGCGGCGCACGACGCCCCAGGAGTCCGCGGCATCGCGCGCCGAGCGCGCGCGGGTGCGCCAGGAGACCGTCGAGGTCCAGACGCGCCTCGGCATGCTCGGTTTCGATCCGGGTCCGGTCGATGGCGCGATGGGTCGCCAGACCCGCACCGCCATCCGCGAGTTCCAGGCCTCGATCGGCCATCGCGTGACCGGACGGCTGTCTGAAGAGCAGCTCGCGATCCTGTATTCGCGGACGAACGAGCCGGTCAGCCCGACCGAGGCCAACTACCAGATGCCCCCCTCCCCGCCGCCCTATCAGCCGGCGCCGCAGCGGGTTGAACTTCCGGAAAACGCCCCGCGCGACACCTACAACCTGCCGATGCAGGATCCTACATCGGGCCGGACCGCCGATGCGGGAACGTTGACGGACCAGTTTTCCTCCGCGACAATCGACGGCGGCGCCATTGGCGGTGCCACGTTCGAGGGCACGCCGCCGGAGGTGCTCGGGATCCGTCTGGGCGGCGACGCGCCGGGCGCGCGCGCCAAGATGGAAGCGGCCGGGTTCAGCGCCTGCACGGAAACGGGACGGCAGCTTACCTGCCAGACGTCGAACGCCGTCCTGAAGGACACCGTGACCCTCGCGTATACGCGCAATGAGGCGGAGACGAAGATCCACACGATCACTCGCACGATCAAGTTCAACCAGCCGGTTGCGCGCGAACATGTGATCGACAAGCTGGCGCAGAGCTACCCCGATCTCATCGACGCTCCGGGCCACCGGCGCTTCGCGTCGCGCGATTGCGCCAGCCTCGCCGGACCTTCGGGCGGCGTGGTGATCGAGGGGATCATGAGCTGGAGCAAGCAGAACACGCCGGTGACGCCGAGCATCGGCTCGCTCGCCAGTTCCTGCGGCTACTTCTATTCCTTCGATGTGGCCGATTCCGCCGACGTGGACACCGTCAACATCGCGCTGTTCGAAGGCGCGCCGATCACGGAAGCCATGCAGCAGGAAAGCGGCGCGGCCAATCCGCTCGACCAGCAGGTCCGCTTCTAG
- a CDS encoding SUMF1/EgtB/PvdO family nonheme iron enzyme: MRETVFRRIMRTALSALLGTGALAAVSVQALALDEGWNPQPLADDVILDLPCDQKIVFRKVSTPQSEDDSTGGAVLDDRRILLGWPSEEQGFLDYTRAAFISGAFKADGSRFYLLAKYETTVGQYAAVRGEACASPAHAFEAVTGVSWYDAVDYSRRLTRYLHEHAADSLEALLGSRAFYARLPTEVEWEYAVRGGAAVNLTDFQAERFPMSSRIDNYAWANLSSGGSVNEVGLLDPNPIGLHDMYGNASEMTLEPFKLNKAGRLHGLAGGFIVKGGSFLSGVGGLRSAMRTEHPYFDPATGKEKTLRDMGFRLAISGPALSDLADFNRLRSEWDSAGQSRLPADEDPVNLLSQMEETEANRQIRANIATVKKAIRLENASRNEREDRLLSSMLMNSGKLLQFIRHLETEIRSRKLLLAPEAAASFDRLNLIVMESENDEAQGTKFEFNSFNSDLIVRMVNEFDPDRIKAQAGALVSELEQRGMPALAASVRRSADICTRLAQQEDRSREVILELSLAGLDP, translated from the coding sequence ATGCGTGAGACAGTTTTCAGGCGCATCATGCGCACCGCTCTCTCTGCCCTGCTGGGCACGGGCGCGCTGGCGGCGGTCTCCGTCCAGGCGTTGGCGCTGGACGAGGGCTGGAACCCACAGCCGCTCGCGGACGACGTGATCCTGGATCTGCCGTGCGATCAGAAGATCGTTTTCCGGAAGGTGTCGACGCCCCAGTCCGAGGACGACAGCACCGGCGGGGCGGTTCTCGACGACCGGCGCATTCTTCTCGGCTGGCCCAGCGAGGAACAGGGCTTTCTCGACTACACGCGCGCGGCCTTCATTTCCGGCGCCTTCAAGGCCGACGGCAGCCGCTTCTATCTGCTGGCGAAATACGAGACCACAGTGGGGCAATACGCGGCGGTGCGCGGCGAGGCTTGCGCCAGCCCTGCGCACGCGTTCGAGGCCGTCACCGGCGTCAGCTGGTACGACGCGGTGGACTACAGCCGCCGGCTGACGCGCTACCTGCACGAACATGCCGCCGACAGTCTGGAGGCGCTGCTCGGCAGCCGCGCCTTCTACGCAAGGCTGCCCACTGAGGTGGAGTGGGAATATGCGGTGCGCGGGGGAGCCGCGGTGAATCTCACGGATTTCCAGGCGGAACGGTTTCCGATGAGCTCGCGGATCGACAACTACGCCTGGGCCAACCTGTCCTCGGGCGGCTCCGTCAACGAGGTCGGCCTTCTCGATCCCAATCCGATCGGCCTGCACGACATGTATGGCAACGCCTCCGAAATGACGCTCGAGCCCTTCAAGTTGAACAAGGCGGGCCGGCTGCACGGACTTGCGGGCGGCTTCATCGTCAAGGGCGGGTCCTTCCTGTCTGGCGTGGGCGGTCTGCGCTCCGCCATGCGCACGGAGCACCCCTATTTCGATCCGGCAACGGGAAAGGAAAAGACGCTCCGCGACATGGGCTTCCGCCTCGCGATTTCGGGTCCGGCGCTCAGCGACCTGGCCGATTTCAACCGCCTGCGGTCCGAATGGGACAGCGCCGGCCAGAGCCGGCTGCCAGCGGATGAAGATCCGGTCAATCTGTTGTCGCAAATGGAGGAAACCGAGGCCAACCGACAGATCCGCGCCAACATCGCGACGGTGAAGAAGGCAATCCGGCTCGAGAACGCATCCCGCAACGAACGCGAGGACCGGCTCCTGTCGAGCATGCTCATGAACAGCGGCAAGCTGCTGCAATTCATCCGCCATCTGGAGACCGAGATCCGCAGCCGCAAGCTCTTGCTGGCTCCGGAAGCCGCGGCCAGTTTCGACCGGCTCAATCTGATCGTCATGGAGAGCGAGAACGACGAGGCTCAGGGAACCAAGTTCGAGTTCAACAGCTTCAACTCCGATCTGATCGTCCGCATGGTGAACGAGTTCGACCCCGACCGGATCAAGGCACAGGCGGGCGCACTGGTTTCCGAACTGGAGCAGCGTGGCATGCCGGCCCTTGCGGCGTCCGTGCGCCGGTCCGCCGACATCTGCACCCGCCTGGCGCAACAGGAGGATCGCAGCCGCGAAGTCATCCTGGAACTGTCCCTGGCGGGCCTGGATCCGTAA
- a CDS encoding PAN domain-containing protein, which yields MDLSNASNPNADYRRYRGVSLEQCSEICGRDRQCNAFTYNQIYGPTCILKASFERQKRYIGAISGVKMP from the coding sequence GTGGATCTGTCGAACGCCTCCAACCCGAATGCGGACTACCGGCGGTATCGTGGTGTCTCGCTGGAGCAGTGTTCGGAGATTTGCGGCCGCGACCGGCAGTGCAATGCATTTACCTACAACCAGATCTACGGGCCGACCTGTATCCTGAAAGCATCCTTCGAGAGACAAAAGCGCTATATTGGAGCCATCAGCGGCGTGAAGATGCCGTGA
- a CDS encoding glycoside hydrolase family 3 N-terminal domain-containing protein, with translation MTAEPRFLPAGDATLGVYSDEPDPAAPQTGTASGPGSDIGSLINASQTGDTPFEPELFDGPPELPPGMAKAALRGAGRADTAAVPAIPKQAALTHVPRPLAKPAPGGALDVEALSRQIGAMLIVGFKGTRAEDPDVQALGELIRRGRLGGVMFLKHNIVSKKQVVALTGYFRRQAGSRPVIISVDQEGGHIERLTRAAGFRERPSAAEVGGMTERAAARLYQDMALDLRSWGFNMNFGPVLDVNVNRNNPIVARYGRSYSADPADVARFGRIFVEAHRKAGVMTSVKHFPGHGSSTSDSHKGFVDISGSWSEKELTPFQQLARAHAIDTVMIGHLYIDRYGAPGGGACRHPCPRPSSTG, from the coding sequence GTGACCGCGGAGCCCCGATTTCTTCCCGCCGGCGACGCAACGCTCGGCGTCTATTCGGACGAACCTGACCCGGCTGCGCCCCAGACAGGAACGGCTTCCGGACCTGGATCAGACATCGGATCGCTGATCAACGCGTCGCAAACCGGCGACACGCCCTTCGAACCCGAACTCTTCGACGGCCCGCCGGAGCTTCCGCCGGGCATGGCCAAGGCCGCGCTGCGGGGCGCGGGTCGCGCCGATACTGCTGCAGTTCCGGCGATTCCGAAACAGGCGGCGCTGACCCATGTGCCGCGCCCGCTCGCCAAACCCGCGCCCGGCGGCGCGCTCGACGTCGAGGCCCTGTCGCGGCAGATCGGGGCGATGCTGATCGTCGGGTTCAAGGGCACCCGGGCCGAGGACCCCGACGTGCAGGCGCTCGGCGAGTTGATCCGGCGCGGACGGCTGGGCGGCGTGATGTTCCTCAAGCACAACATCGTCAGCAAGAAGCAGGTCGTTGCGCTGACGGGTTATTTCCGCCGCCAGGCCGGCAGCCGCCCGGTCATCATCTCGGTCGACCAGGAAGGCGGGCACATCGAACGTCTCACCCGCGCCGCGGGATTTCGTGAGCGACCGTCGGCGGCCGAGGTCGGCGGCATGACCGAGCGTGCCGCGGCACGGCTCTATCAGGACATGGCCCTGGACCTGCGCTCCTGGGGCTTCAACATGAATTTTGGCCCGGTGCTGGACGTCAACGTCAACCGCAACAATCCGATCGTCGCGCGCTACGGACGCAGCTATTCGGCCGATCCCGCGGATGTGGCGCGGTTCGGCAGGATCTTCGTCGAGGCCCACCGCAAGGCAGGGGTGATGACGAGCGTGAAGCACTTCCCCGGCCACGGTTCGAGCACCAGCGACAGCCACAAGGGGTTCGTGGACATTTCCGGCAGCTGGAGCGAGAAGGAACTGACGCCGTTCCAGCAGCTCGCCCGCGCCCACGCGATCGACACGGTGATGATCGGACATCTCTACATCGACCGTTACGGCGCGCCGGGGGGCGGCGCCTGCCGGCATCCCTGTCCCCGGCCGTCGTCAACGGGCTGA